The following are from one region of the Haloactinomyces albus genome:
- a CDS encoding MFS transporter — MSESVSPSDYRSALSAPGAAAPVITSLLARLPIAMIGLALLLYVEQETGTFAAAGLVSASTLTGVAFGSVLQGRVMDRVGPTVPLLVMSGIFTVLVAAEIAAIEMGATVTVLTVLAFTVGLTEPMTGPASRALWTQLLPPGAVRDAAYSYEAISMEVFFILGPGLAGLLVAMPWPGTGVVAGSACMVVGSVGFACTPAARRHRPLPQERPTGSMLGALATPGMRTVAVAALGFGALLGMVEVAVPAAAEEAGKPALGGLMLSVLSISSVIVGILYGMRPWPRPMHLRLPALLLGFAALIALLALPGTLWGLGLALLLAGSLITPQSTAHSVALELAAPVGTATEAFGWVITAVTLGAAAGQSLSGHLVERSGPPLAFVVAGAIGALLALALWLRRATLLPSTIHSEATLATM, encoded by the coding sequence GTGTCCGAATCCGTATCCCCGAGTGACTATCGCAGCGCCCTCAGCGCCCCGGGGGCTGCCGCGCCCGTGATCACCTCGCTGCTGGCCCGGCTGCCGATCGCCATGATCGGGCTCGCACTACTGCTCTACGTCGAGCAGGAGACCGGCACGTTCGCCGCAGCCGGGCTGGTGTCGGCGAGCACCCTGACCGGCGTGGCCTTCGGCTCGGTGCTGCAGGGACGGGTGATGGACCGGGTCGGCCCCACCGTGCCGCTGCTGGTGATGTCCGGGATCTTCACCGTCCTGGTCGCCGCCGAGATCGCCGCGATCGAAATGGGGGCGACGGTCACCGTGCTGACCGTGCTGGCCTTTACCGTGGGGCTCACCGAACCCATGACCGGCCCGGCGTCGCGAGCCCTGTGGACCCAACTGCTGCCGCCCGGAGCCGTACGCGACGCCGCCTACTCCTACGAGGCGATCAGCATGGAGGTGTTCTTCATCCTCGGACCCGGGCTGGCCGGGCTACTGGTCGCCATGCCGTGGCCGGGAACCGGGGTGGTCGCCGGATCGGCCTGCATGGTCGTCGGCAGCGTCGGATTCGCCTGCACCCCGGCCGCACGCAGGCACCGACCACTACCGCAGGAGCGGCCCACCGGCAGCATGCTCGGCGCGCTCGCCACCCCGGGAATGCGCACGGTGGCCGTGGCCGCGCTCGGCTTCGGTGCTCTGCTCGGAATGGTGGAGGTGGCAGTGCCCGCGGCTGCCGAGGAAGCGGGCAAACCGGCCCTCGGTGGCCTGATGCTGAGCGTACTGTCGATCAGTTCCGTGATCGTCGGCATCCTCTACGGGATGCGGCCGTGGCCACGCCCCATGCACCTGCGACTTCCGGCATTGCTCCTGGGATTTGCGGCCCTGATCGCCCTGCTGGCCCTGCCCGGGACGCTCTGGGGCCTGGGTCTGGCCCTCCTGCTTGCGGGAAGCCTGATCACTCCTCAGTCCACCGCCCACTCGGTCGCGCTCGAACTGGCAGCCCCGGTGGGCACCGCGACCGAGGCGTTCGGCTGGGTGATCACGGCGGTGACCCTGGGGGCCGCCGCGGGGCAGTCGCTGAGTGGGCACCTCGTCGAGCGATCCGGACCACCGCTGGCCTTCGTCGTGGCCGGAGCGATCGGCGCGCTGCTCGCGCTGGCATTGTGGCTGCGCCGGGCCACGCTGCTGCCGTCCACCATCCACTCGGAAGCCACCCTCGCCACCATGTGA
- a CDS encoding NUDIX hydrolase, which yields MNHHAHGPLVDAADVPEWLRPLVERSAHIDDEHFGRSHTRPPEDARQAAVLVLFGEDSAEEKTGADSTAREDGTGSGTAEPDVLLLRRADSLNAHPGQVAFPGGALDAQDRDAVDAALREAVEEVGVLPSGIRPVATLPELHLANSGFRVTPVLAHWQEPSPVAPVDPAETAAVARVPISWLADPVNRLHVYFGGNHKTPAFLVPGMLVWGFTGGLLSGILDLAGWSRGWNRRDVRDLDEAWRAAEESGDVGFSG from the coding sequence GTGAACCACCATGCCCACGGGCCGCTGGTCGATGCGGCCGATGTCCCCGAGTGGTTGCGCCCGCTGGTCGAGCGCAGCGCGCACATCGACGACGAGCATTTCGGCCGATCGCATACCCGGCCCCCCGAGGATGCCCGTCAAGCCGCAGTGCTGGTGCTGTTCGGTGAGGACTCTGCCGAGGAGAAAACCGGTGCGGACAGCACCGCGCGGGAGGACGGCACCGGGAGCGGAACCGCCGAGCCGGACGTGCTGCTGCTCCGCCGGGCCGACAGCCTCAACGCGCACCCCGGTCAGGTCGCCTTCCCCGGCGGCGCACTCGACGCGCAGGACCGGGATGCGGTGGATGCCGCGCTGCGGGAGGCCGTCGAGGAGGTCGGAGTGTTGCCTTCGGGGATCCGCCCGGTCGCAACTCTGCCCGAACTCCACCTGGCCAACAGTGGCTTCCGCGTCACGCCGGTGCTGGCGCACTGGCAGGAACCCTCGCCGGTCGCTCCGGTGGACCCCGCCGAGACCGCTGCCGTGGCCAGGGTGCCGATCTCGTGGCTGGCCGACCCGGTCAACCGACTCCACGTCTACTTCGGCGGTAACCACAAGACTCCGGCCTTCCTCGTCCCCGGGATGCTGGTGTGGGGATTCACCGGAGGACTGCTGTCGGGGATCCTGGATCTCGCCGGGTGGTCACGTGGCTGGAACCGGCGGGACGTGCGAGATCTCGACGAGGCATGGCGTGCGGCCGAGGAATCCGGCGATGTCGGTTTCAGCGGCTGA
- a CDS encoding RidA family protein, with protein sequence MGRWTDRLAQLGIELPEVVTPVASYVPAVRTGSQVYTAGQLPIVAGTLQATGKVGDAVTPEDAQRHARTCTLNALAAVDGLVGLDSIARVVKVVGFVASAPGFHGQPAVLNGASELLGEIFGETGQHARSAVGVAELPKGAPVEVEMITEVV encoded by the coding sequence ATGGGTAGGTGGACGGACCGGCTCGCACAGCTCGGTATCGAGTTGCCGGAGGTCGTCACGCCGGTGGCCTCGTACGTGCCTGCCGTGCGTACCGGATCGCAGGTGTACACGGCCGGGCAACTGCCGATCGTGGCCGGGACGCTGCAGGCTACGGGCAAGGTCGGTGATGCGGTGACTCCGGAGGACGCTCAGCGCCACGCCCGCACCTGCACGCTCAATGCGCTGGCCGCCGTCGACGGTCTGGTCGGGCTGGATTCGATCGCGCGAGTGGTCAAGGTGGTCGGATTCGTGGCTTCGGCACCGGGGTTCCATGGCCAGCCTGCGGTGCTCAACGGTGCTTCGGAGTTGCTCGGTGAGATCTTCGGCGAGACCGGGCAGCACGCCCGATCGGCGGTAGGAGTGGCCGAACTGCCGAAGGGGGCCCCTGTCGAGGTGGAGATGATCACCGAGGTCGTATGA
- a CDS encoding Crp/Fnr family transcriptional regulator, whose product MDETLSRAGIFQGVEPAAAEALTQSLEPAEFPRGHVIFAEGEPGDRLYIIQSGKVKLGRKSPDGRENLLAIMGPSDMFGELSIFDPGPRTSTATTVTEVRALTMDRGALRQWIGTRPEIAEQLLRVIARRLRRTNGMLADLIFTDVPGRVAKALLQLAQRFGSQEAGLLRVTHDLTQEEIAQYVGASRETVNKALADFAHRGWLRLEGKSVLILDPERLAKRAR is encoded by the coding sequence GTGGACGAGACCCTGTCGCGGGCCGGCATCTTCCAGGGAGTGGAGCCGGCTGCTGCGGAGGCATTGACCCAATCGCTGGAACCGGCAGAGTTCCCGCGTGGACATGTGATCTTCGCCGAGGGCGAGCCGGGTGACCGGCTGTACATTATTCAATCCGGCAAGGTGAAGCTGGGACGCAAGTCCCCGGACGGCAGGGAGAACCTGCTGGCGATCATGGGGCCGTCGGACATGTTCGGCGAGCTGTCCATCTTCGATCCGGGCCCCAGGACCTCGACGGCAACGACGGTGACCGAGGTACGCGCGCTGACCATGGACCGCGGTGCGCTGCGGCAGTGGATCGGCACCCGCCCGGAGATCGCCGAGCAGTTGCTCCGGGTCATTGCGCGGCGTCTGCGCAGGACCAACGGCATGCTCGCGGATCTGATCTTCACCGACGTGCCGGGCCGCGTCGCCAAGGCGCTGCTGCAACTCGCACAGCGGTTCGGCAGCCAGGAGGCCGGGCTGCTGCGGGTGACGCACGACCTCACGCAGGAAGAAATCGCACAGTACGTCGGCGCATCACGGGAGACCGTGAACAAGGCGCTGGCCGACTTCGCACACCGGGGCTGGCTCCGGCTCGAAGGCAAGAGTGTGCTGATCCTCGACCCGGAACGGCTGGCCAAGCGCGCTCGCTGA
- a CDS encoding MFS transporter: MTPSNRTHVPRVLTRVPLAGNYPTAVALALLALCPFIVLSTAVPVFERQLITALDTTAFGAGLAGSLANAGYAFGAVAAADLIRRLSPRAVYLLCEAGFVVGSLLSAFASSITMFTIGRALQGVTTGMLLVAALPPLVTNHGAAKLPLTAAFVNLGLFGMVTLGPVVGGLVAGFTTWRAPFVGVAALGVIGMTFGVLGFGRAKPHSRRAGFDWSAIPVAATATFLPFFAVAWLTSSSFTAPGFLLPLVVGLAGLGTLLVRQYRKDRALMPLKLLAHTLPITGVSVAMVAGAGFTTLIELSVVYLLQVAHLPPATAGALLAPQLAGIAIAAWLFKRMLSTRWLPVLAFSGLSIVTVGGVLLLFAVGSGGIVPMVPLAGLLLGFGAGAGVAPGLFMGGLSVPSTRLGPTFALVELLRAEAAFLLGPVLLHIAMLTEALAGGIRLATLILVILMAVSGVILLGVLLLGGARPHAPDLEGWLQGQSSAYHSPPLAATVRQR; encoded by the coding sequence ATGACACCCTCGAACCGCACCCACGTCCCGAGGGTGCTCACCCGCGTTCCGTTGGCCGGGAACTACCCCACGGCAGTGGCTCTGGCGCTACTCGCGCTGTGCCCCTTCATCGTGCTCTCGACCGCGGTGCCGGTGTTCGAGCGGCAACTGATCACCGCCCTGGACACGACGGCGTTCGGGGCCGGGCTGGCCGGGAGTCTGGCCAACGCCGGATACGCCTTCGGCGCCGTCGCGGCCGCGGACCTGATCCGGCGCTTATCACCGCGAGCGGTGTATCTCCTCTGCGAGGCGGGGTTCGTCGTGGGCTCGCTGCTGAGCGCGTTCGCATCGAGCATCACGATGTTCACCATCGGGCGAGCACTGCAGGGCGTGACCACCGGGATGTTGCTGGTGGCCGCACTTCCGCCCCTGGTCACCAACCATGGTGCTGCGAAGCTTCCGCTCACGGCCGCGTTCGTCAACCTCGGACTGTTCGGCATGGTGACCCTCGGTCCGGTGGTGGGTGGGCTGGTCGCCGGTTTCACCACTTGGCGGGCGCCGTTCGTCGGAGTCGCCGCCCTGGGGGTGATCGGTATGACCTTCGGCGTGCTCGGGTTCGGGCGGGCCAAGCCGCACTCGCGCCGTGCGGGGTTCGACTGGTCGGCCATTCCCGTGGCCGCGACGGCGACGTTCCTACCGTTCTTCGCCGTGGCTTGGCTGACCAGCAGTTCCTTCACCGCGCCCGGATTCCTGCTCCCACTCGTGGTCGGGCTGGCGGGGCTGGGCACGCTGCTCGTGCGGCAGTACCGCAAGGACAGGGCTCTGATGCCGTTGAAACTGCTCGCCCACACACTGCCGATCACCGGCGTGTCGGTGGCGATGGTGGCAGGCGCGGGGTTCACCACCCTGATCGAGCTGTCCGTGGTCTACCTGCTGCAGGTCGCGCACCTGCCGCCTGCCACGGCCGGGGCGCTGCTGGCTCCCCAACTGGCAGGTATCGCGATCGCCGCCTGGCTGTTCAAAAGGATGCTGTCCACGCGTTGGTTGCCCGTGCTCGCCTTCTCCGGTTTGAGCATCGTCACCGTCGGTGGCGTACTGCTGCTGTTCGCAGTGGGGTCCGGCGGGATCGTGCCGATGGTACCGCTGGCCGGGCTGCTGCTCGGCTTCGGCGCAGGCGCCGGAGTGGCACCCGGATTGTTCATGGGCGGGCTCAGCGTGCCCTCCACCCGACTCGGCCCCACGTTCGCGCTGGTGGAACTCCTCCGTGCCGAGGCGGCGTTCCTGCTCGGCCCGGTGCTGCTGCACATCGCGATGCTCACCGAGGCCCTGGCAGGCGGAATACGGCTGGCCACACTGATCCTCGTGATCCTGATGGCGGTCAGCGGTGTGATCCTGCTCGGCGTGCTGCTGCTCGGCGGTGCTCGCCCGCACGCGCCCGATCTCGAAGGCTGGCTGCAAGGACAGTCCTCGGCCTACCACTCCCCGCCCCTGGCCGCGACGGTCCGCCAACGCTAG
- a CDS encoding NUDIX hydrolase has translation MGLPDDLALLEEFVPRAPSETPVTPRDAATVMLLREGSTGPEVFLQRRVDGMPFAGGMTVFPGGGVDRRDADTSVSWSGPQPSWWADQYGCTPELARALVCAAVRETFEESGVLLAGQSAETVVADTSSYADARRALVSRDMSFAQFLAEAGLVLRADLLRPWSNWVTPEVESRRYDTRFFLAAMPHGQRADAVTTEVTNAYWSTPNDALEDWKSGHCGLLPPTWMTLTELAGYGSVASALAVDRVVGKVVPRVVRRDGRWRVVLPGEPGYGDA, from the coding sequence ATGGGACTGCCCGACGATCTGGCTCTGCTCGAGGAATTCGTTCCCCGAGCACCTTCCGAGACGCCGGTGACGCCGCGGGACGCGGCGACGGTCATGCTGCTGCGCGAAGGGTCGACAGGGCCGGAGGTCTTTCTCCAGCGGAGGGTCGACGGTATGCCGTTCGCAGGCGGGATGACCGTATTCCCCGGTGGTGGTGTGGATCGCAGGGACGCCGACACGTCGGTGTCGTGGAGTGGCCCGCAACCCTCGTGGTGGGCGGACCAGTACGGTTGCACACCGGAACTGGCCAGGGCACTCGTGTGCGCGGCGGTCCGGGAGACCTTCGAGGAATCCGGGGTGCTGCTCGCCGGGCAGAGCGCGGAGACCGTGGTCGCCGACACGTCCTCGTATGCCGACGCACGGCGTGCGCTGGTCTCCCGCGACATGTCCTTCGCGCAGTTCCTGGCCGAGGCGGGATTGGTACTGCGGGCCGACCTGCTGCGGCCGTGGTCGAACTGGGTGACACCCGAGGTCGAGTCGCGTCGATACGACACCCGGTTCTTCCTCGCTGCGATGCCGCACGGGCAGCGCGCCGATGCGGTCACCACGGAGGTCACCAATGCGTACTGGAGCACTCCGAACGACGCGCTGGAGGACTGGAAGAGCGGGCACTGCGGCCTGCTCCCACCGACGTGGATGACCTTGACCGAGCTCGCCGGATACGGCAGCGTGGCGAGCGCTCTGGCTGTCGATCGGGTGGTCGGCAAGGTCGTTCCGCGAGTGGTGCGCCGCGACGGGAGATGGCGGGTCGTACTGCCGGGCGAACCGGGTTACGGCGACGCGTGA
- the nth gene encoding endonuclease III, whose translation MMRSLAEAYPDAHCELNFSTPLQLAVATILSAQCTDKRVNEVTPKLFARYPTAADYAGADRAELEELIRSTGFYRNKTSSLMGLGAALLERHGGEVPARLDELVKLPGIGRKTANVILGNAFDVPGLTVDTHFGRVVRRWAWTSEEEPDKVERAVGELIPRKEWTMLSHRLIFHGRRVCHARKPACGACPLARDCPSFGAGPTEPAEAAKLVRGPEAPRLLALAGVAGEVPEKTVQQAASKEPAQ comes from the coding sequence ATGATGCGCTCACTGGCCGAAGCCTACCCCGACGCGCACTGTGAGCTGAATTTCAGCACACCGCTGCAGCTGGCAGTGGCCACGATCCTGTCCGCGCAATGCACCGACAAGCGGGTCAACGAGGTCACGCCGAAGCTGTTCGCGCGGTATCCCACGGCGGCCGACTATGCCGGGGCCGACCGTGCCGAACTGGAGGAACTGATCCGGTCCACGGGCTTTTACCGGAACAAGACCTCCTCGCTGATGGGACTGGGTGCGGCGCTGCTGGAGCGCCACGGTGGCGAGGTGCCCGCGCGGCTGGACGAGCTGGTCAAGCTGCCCGGCATCGGACGCAAGACCGCCAACGTCATCCTCGGCAATGCCTTCGATGTGCCCGGTCTCACCGTGGACACCCATTTCGGCCGGGTGGTCCGGCGGTGGGCCTGGACATCCGAGGAGGAGCCGGACAAGGTCGAGCGGGCCGTCGGTGAGCTCATTCCCCGCAAGGAGTGGACGATGCTGTCCCACCGGCTGATTTTTCACGGGCGCCGCGTGTGCCACGCGCGCAAGCCCGCATGCGGAGCGTGCCCGCTCGCACGGGACTGCCCTTCGTTCGGGGCCGGTCCGACCGAGCCCGCCGAGGCCGCCAAACTCGTCCGGGGACCGGAGGCCCCGCGGTTGCTCGCGCTGGCCGGTGTCGCGGGTGAGGTCCCGGAGAAGACCGTGCAGCAGGCCGCTTCGAAGGAGCCTGCGCAATGA
- a CDS encoding MBL fold metallo-hydrolase — protein MPGPADRREGERRVSSLSPEHPAYATLRQVTPYASVLLADNPTPMTLDGTNTWIVRAPGKRECVVIDPGPGDGEHLRRVADHGPVELVLLTHHHPDHVEGVQEFVELTGAVVRAFDPALCIGAEALEGGEVLSVAGLRLRVLATPGHTGDSVCFVVEHEDVPALFAGDSILGRGTTVVADPDGHLGSYLDSLRRLAELPEGTRVLPGHGPELPDARAAASTYLAHREQRLGQIRQVVRERGPEVTARQVVEVVYADVDRSVWPAAESTVRAQLTHLRELGEL, from the coding sequence ATGCCCGGCCCCGCAGATCGCCGAGAAGGAGAGAGGCGCGTGAGCTCACTGTCCCCGGAACACCCTGCCTACGCCACGTTGCGGCAGGTGACCCCCTACGCTTCGGTGCTGCTGGCCGACAATCCGACGCCGATGACTTTGGACGGCACGAACACGTGGATCGTGCGGGCACCCGGGAAGCGTGAGTGCGTCGTGATCGACCCCGGTCCCGGCGACGGCGAACATCTGCGACGAGTGGCCGACCACGGCCCCGTGGAGCTGGTGTTGCTCACGCATCACCATCCGGATCATGTCGAGGGTGTGCAGGAGTTCGTGGAGCTCACCGGCGCGGTCGTTCGGGCGTTCGATCCGGCACTGTGCATCGGGGCGGAAGCACTCGAGGGTGGCGAGGTGCTCTCGGTGGCGGGTCTGCGGTTACGGGTACTGGCCACGCCGGGCCATACCGGTGACTCGGTGTGTTTCGTGGTCGAGCACGAAGACGTGCCAGCCCTGTTCGCCGGGGACAGCATTCTCGGCAGGGGAACGACGGTGGTCGCCGACCCGGACGGGCATCTGGGTTCCTACCTCGACTCGCTGCGGCGCTTGGCCGAATTGCCCGAAGGCACTCGGGTGCTGCCGGGACATGGCCCCGAACTGCCCGATGCCCGTGCGGCGGCGTCGACCTATCTCGCTCACCGTGAGCAGCGACTCGGTCAGATTCGGCAGGTGGTGCGCGAGCGCGGCCCCGAGGTCACTGCCCGGCAGGTCGTCGAGGTCGTCTACGCCGATGTCGACCGGTCCGTCTGGCCCGCCGCCGAGAGCACGGTCCGGGCCCAACTGACCCACCTCCGCGAACTCGGCGAGCTGTGA
- a CDS encoding MarP family serine protease, with the protein MNWVDLLVVLLALLAGVSGARNGMVTALFSFVGVLAGAVVGLQVAPLLLDRLDSEAAKIGFGVGIVVVLVALGETLGMWAGRELRDRITSTKLTGVDNMLGACLQGIAVFVVAWLVALPFTSASALPGLASAISRSTVLSTVNSMMPAAARSLPDELREMLGVTGFPEALAPFSQTPVARIPPPDPALARSAVVREVRSSVVKVRGRAPACGRALEGTGFVVAEDRVMTNAHVVAGTEQVFLDIGTGRLAAEVVLFDPREDIAILSVPALDAEAMEFVRQPAKSGESVIALGYPLDGPYTASPGRVRERINLRGPNIYGDSTVVRDVYTVRATVKSGNSGGPLIDTEGDVVGVVFGAAVDNSNTGFALTAEQVSDEATAAPTLSEPVPTGRCTN; encoded by the coding sequence GTGAACTGGGTCGACCTGCTGGTGGTGCTGCTGGCACTGTTGGCCGGGGTGTCGGGAGCGCGCAACGGCATGGTCACCGCACTGTTCTCGTTCGTCGGGGTACTCGCCGGTGCTGTGGTCGGGCTCCAGGTGGCGCCACTGCTGCTCGATCGGCTCGACAGCGAAGCCGCGAAGATCGGCTTCGGAGTCGGCATCGTGGTGGTGCTGGTCGCGCTCGGCGAGACGCTGGGCATGTGGGCGGGCCGTGAGCTCCGTGATCGCATCACCTCCACGAAGCTGACCGGTGTCGACAACATGCTGGGTGCCTGTTTGCAGGGGATCGCGGTGTTCGTCGTGGCGTGGTTGGTGGCGCTGCCGTTCACCTCCGCTTCGGCACTGCCGGGTCTGGCTTCGGCGATCAGCAGGTCCACGGTGCTGAGCACGGTCAACTCGATGATGCCCGCGGCGGCCAGGAGCCTGCCCGACGAACTACGCGAGATGCTCGGCGTGACCGGTTTCCCGGAGGCCCTGGCACCGTTCTCCCAGACGCCGGTGGCCCGGATCCCCCCGCCGGACCCCGCCCTGGCCCGTAGTGCGGTCGTGCGTGAGGTGCGATCCAGTGTTGTGAAGGTCCGCGGCCGGGCGCCCGCTTGCGGTCGTGCGCTGGAAGGCACCGGTTTCGTCGTCGCCGAGGACCGGGTCATGACGAACGCGCACGTGGTGGCGGGAACCGAGCAGGTGTTCCTCGACATCGGAACGGGTCGACTCGCGGCCGAGGTCGTGCTTTTCGACCCGCGCGAGGACATTGCGATTCTGTCGGTGCCCGCCCTGGATGCCGAGGCGATGGAGTTCGTGCGGCAACCCGCGAAATCCGGTGAGAGCGTGATCGCGCTCGGATACCCCCTGGACGGTCCCTACACGGCATCGCCGGGACGTGTCCGCGAGCGGATCAATCTCCGCGGCCCCAATATATACGGGGACAGCACGGTGGTCCGGGATGTCTACACGGTGCGGGCGACCGTCAAGAGCGGGAACTCGGGAGGACCGCTGATCGACACGGAGGGCGATGTCGTGGGTGTCGTGTTCGGCGCGGCCGTGGACAACTCGAACACGGGTTTCGCCCTGACGGCGGAGCAGGTGTCCGACGAGGCCACCGCGGCGCCCACACTGAGCGAGCCCGTTCCCACCGGCAGGTGCACGAACTGA
- a CDS encoding phage holin family protein — translation MTLVNDPANSARANNNGSSDETAFRGSGYSAVTSLPLSEEGTGAGGEQSIGTLARDATTHLSTLIRAELELAKSELAGEVRKGVKGSVYFVLALTVLAFSTFFLFFTLAEGLAQLGLWRWAAFGIVFLAMLLVAGLLGLLGYRRVRKIRAPERTIASLKDTRQLTHRHGHTDEAGEQ, via the coding sequence ATGACCCTCGTGAACGATCCGGCAAACAGCGCTCGAGCGAACAACAACGGCAGCAGCGACGAGACCGCGTTCCGCGGAAGCGGATACTCGGCGGTCACGTCCCTCCCCCTGTCCGAGGAGGGCACCGGGGCTGGAGGTGAGCAGTCCATCGGGACACTCGCACGGGACGCCACGACGCACCTGTCCACACTGATCCGTGCCGAGCTTGAACTGGCCAAGTCCGAGCTCGCCGGTGAAGTGCGCAAGGGCGTCAAGGGAAGCGTCTACTTCGTCCTCGCACTGACCGTGCTCGCGTTCAGCACGTTCTTCCTGTTCTTCACGCTCGCCGAAGGGCTCGCCCAGCTGGGACTGTGGCGGTGGGCGGCTTTCGGGATCGTCTTCCTGGCGATGCTGCTGGTTGCGGGACTGCTCGGGTTGCTGGGATACCGACGCGTGCGCAAGATCCGAGCCCCGGAGCGGACCATCGCCTCCCTCAAGGACACCAGGCAGCTCACGCACCGGCACGGCCACACCGACGAGGCCGGCGAGCAGTAG
- the nhaA gene encoding Na+/H+ antiporter NhaA, with protein MLPTGRSRSLSTPSPDMPEPGETGTNTRQFNLASFLRNETVGGMALVAATAIALILANTPLSEFYNAVREFRIGPHVLHLDLSVGDWAKDGLLAIFFFVAGLELKRELVVGELADRKRATLPVIAALGGMIVPAILAYSVAHGAPGATEAWAIPVATDIAFALGILSLTGSAIPPTARVFLLSLAVVDDLGAIIVIAVLFTSGLNLLALLLAAVLCAGYWYAQHKRITTPFLYVPLALATWIAVHSSGVHATIAGVALGLLTRVRRDQDEHESPSERLEHRLQPWSAGFVVPVFALFAAGVPIGGAAMADLFHSRVAISVIVGLVVGKLLGIFGSSFLAVKLGFGSRPTGVGWFDIAALAMLGGVGFTVSLLIAELSLPEQAAETAKAAVLIASLIASLVAAAMLLARGRSTRRTRTAEGQ; from the coding sequence ATGCTGCCCACAGGCAGGAGCCGATCCTTGTCGACGCCCTCTCCCGACATGCCCGAGCCCGGCGAAACCGGCACGAACACGCGCCAGTTCAACCTGGCCTCCTTCCTGCGCAACGAGACCGTGGGCGGCATGGCGCTGGTGGCCGCCACCGCCATCGCGCTGATCCTCGCCAACACGCCGCTGTCCGAGTTCTACAACGCCGTTCGTGAATTCCGGATCGGCCCGCACGTGCTCCATCTCGATCTGAGCGTAGGCGACTGGGCCAAGGACGGCCTGCTGGCGATTTTCTTCTTCGTGGCCGGACTCGAACTCAAACGGGAGCTGGTCGTCGGCGAACTCGCCGACCGCAAGAGAGCCACCCTGCCGGTCATCGCAGCCCTCGGTGGGATGATCGTCCCCGCCATCCTCGCCTACTCGGTCGCGCACGGTGCACCGGGCGCCACCGAGGCATGGGCCATTCCGGTCGCCACCGACATCGCCTTCGCCCTCGGCATCCTGTCCCTGACCGGCTCTGCGATTCCTCCCACCGCGAGGGTCTTCCTGCTCAGCCTCGCCGTCGTCGACGACCTCGGCGCGATCATCGTCATCGCGGTGCTGTTCACCAGCGGTCTGAACCTGCTCGCCCTGCTGCTCGCGGCCGTGCTCTGTGCGGGCTACTGGTACGCGCAACACAAGCGCATCACCACGCCGTTCCTCTACGTGCCGCTCGCACTGGCCACCTGGATCGCCGTGCACAGCAGTGGGGTGCACGCGACCATCGCCGGTGTGGCCCTGGGTCTGCTGACTCGCGTGCGCCGCGACCAGGACGAACACGAGTCGCCCTCGGAGCGCCTGGAGCACCGGCTGCAGCCGTGGTCGGCGGGATTCGTGGTTCCGGTCTTCGCTCTCTTCGCCGCCGGTGTGCCCATCGGCGGCGCGGCGATGGCCGATCTGTTCCACAGCCGCGTCGCGATCAGTGTGATCGTGGGCCTGGTCGTGGGCAAGCTCCTCGGGATCTTCGGCAGCTCGTTCCTGGCGGTGAAACTCGGCTTCGGCTCCCGCCCCACCGGAGTGGGCTGGTTCGATATCGCCGCACTCGCGATGCTGGGCGGTGTCGGCTTCACCGTCAGTCTGCTGATCGCCGAGCTGTCCCTGCCCGAGCAGGCCGCCGAAACCGCCAAGGCCGCGGTGCTGATCGCCTCGCTCATCGCCTCGCTGGTCGCTGCTGCCATGCTGCTCGCCCGCGGGCGCAGCACTCGGCGGACCCGGACAGCCGAAGGACAGTGA
- a CDS encoding TlpA family protein disulfide reductase, which translates to MSRFTRFASEFRNELRWTVAVVVLAVLAVVALWPRDTTQDTAGTVPAQAPTERSVAPAQLADLRARAQLDPCGHSGGARTGPAQLAGVSGVCLADGSSVDMGAAVAGRATLINVWASWCGPCRKELPALQAYSEQAGAVPVLGVQVKSKQAAGLRLLDELGVTFPSVHDPELRISAALKVPSTLPASYVVTPSGQVHRLPPEVFESPEEVRAAVQRALEAAR; encoded by the coding sequence ATGAGCCGCTTCACGAGATTCGCGAGTGAGTTTCGCAACGAGCTCCGCTGGACGGTCGCGGTCGTCGTGCTGGCCGTGCTGGCCGTCGTGGCACTGTGGCCACGGGATACCACCCAGGACACGGCCGGTACCGTGCCCGCACAAGCCCCGACGGAGCGGTCGGTGGCCCCTGCGCAGCTCGCCGACCTGCGCGCACGGGCACAACTCGACCCGTGCGGGCACTCGGGCGGTGCCAGGACCGGACCCGCGCAGCTTGCCGGCGTCAGCGGGGTCTGCCTGGCCGATGGCTCGTCGGTCGACATGGGGGCGGCAGTGGCCGGTCGGGCCACTTTGATCAACGTGTGGGCCAGTTGGTGCGGGCCGTGTCGCAAGGAGCTGCCCGCCCTGCAGGCGTACTCGGAGCAAGCGGGGGCCGTGCCGGTTCTGGGCGTCCAGGTGAAAAGCAAGCAGGCCGCCGGGTTGCGACTGCTCGATGAGCTCGGTGTGACCTTCCCCTCGGTGCACGATCCCGAGCTGCGCATCTCGGCGGCGCTAAAGGTGCCGAGCACGCTGCCCGCCAGTTACGTCGTGACTCCTTCGGGGCAGGTGCACCGGTTGCCCCCGGAGGTGTTCGAGTCACCGGAGGAAGTACGTGCGGCCGTGCAGCGTGCCTTGGAGGCCGCCCGGTGA